The DNA sequence ATCTCTATGAGCTTCCAGAATGTTCAGATAACAGATTTGTGGCCCAAGCATTCATGAAAGTTTTCTCAGAGCTGGCCAGCTGGGAAAATTCGTATTGCCTTTGCACTTGTTGGGAAGTCTTTTGTTTTTCTGTTTCATTTCCATGATTGACCATGCCTCAACTAGTATTTGCTTTGTATATCTGCAGCCGATGTCAGAACTGTTTaaactgaaaattttgataattaaatattttaaatggaaaGACAGTACCGTTTAGAGGAATTAGCTTTATCTGAAACAAGAATGAATGAAGTTCAGCTGTTAAGTTGTCTGGGGCAGTGTCCATATTTGGCCAGCATGTCAGGAAACAAGTTGTCTAAGGGGGTGAACAAGGACGAAGGATCTTGAAAGTTGCCCGGGCTCATGCTGCAGGATACCATTGCTTATGGGTGTTGTATGCGACTCTacaaatgatacttttgatgTTGTGCAAGTGGTCGTGCTGTGTGGTCCGGAAGAAACTAGTCTTGCATGAGAGCCTACATTTTTGTTGCccttccttttttgtttttcgcAGAAGTTAGAATCTATGTTCATTTCTTAGGCAGATGTCGTGACAGAGATTGTGGGAAAAGTTATCCTTGAGGAAAGTTTACTGACAATTGGGATCTTTTTTTTGCTGATTCTACCACATTTCAGTAGCTTGTCTGTAACTAGTTACCCAGCCTGTCTGATATAATTCTTGAATCTCTCTAGATTACAACTTACATCTTTAGCTGTAATATGATACTAGAAACTGAATTAGCATCCCAACCGACATTAGTTTTAGTGAACCTGTGTGTACCACTCCTTGATGCCTTGGATTCATTGTTCCGGGATGTGTGCGTACTTCTCAGATATGTAGACAAATGATGCAGATCCTACATGACAAGCTTTAATGCAACAACTTAAGCCATAGACTGGGGTCTTTTCAGTAGTACACAGATATCGAACAGCCATCTGATTGTTGCATTCTGATTCAGTTTCCTATCGTTGTTTGGTTGCATGATTTTCTGTTACTGGTCTTTGAGTTTGGAATTTGAGAAGTCAGATTGAAAACTAATATCAGATGATGGTATCTACAGTTGTGCTGATTCTTCTACTCATGTAAGATCTTCTTGCACTATAAAGACGATACATATATGAATTATGAGCTATCCCTGCTCTAATTTATTGTAATGGCTTTAGGCATTTATACAACTGAACAGGAAAATTGAAAACCCTACATTAACTTTTTTGAAGGAAATTATGTATTTACATAACGCATCCTACGAGAAATTTGTGATCAACTCGATCACAAATATTCACTCCTTTCTCGGACTCAGTTTTGTAGCTATCTCCATGCTGTTACATGACTATACCTTTCATCTTTTACTACATGTATGCCAATCAGATCTTTGCGATTATTTACTTGAGCCTTTTGCATTAGCTGTTGTTTAGTTAGTTAATTCTCACACACAAGCTTTCTGTAGGTTGTGCTTGAAAGAGATACAGGCCGTCCTCGGGGATTCGGCTTCTTGACCTTTGCAGACCGCAGGGCAATGGAGGATGCGATTCGCGATATGCATGGTAGAGAACTTGGAGATAGAGCCATCTCTGTTAATAAGGCCCAGCCAAAGGGAGGCGAAGATCAAGGGCCTCGCTATGGAAATTATTCTGGAGGTGGAAGGGGGGGTTATGGTGGAAGAGACCGGCCAGCAGCAGGGCAGGATGACTGCTTCAAATGTGGCCGGCCTGGACATTGGGCCCGAGACTGTCCATCAGTTGGAggcggaggtggaggtggaggtggacGAGGAGGTGGTCGCCCATTCTCTCCTCCGCGTACTAGGTATCCTGGGGCTGCTCCCCGTGGAGATCGTTATGCAGATGTTCGCGATAGGTACGTGGATGACAAATACGATAGAGGTCGTTATGATGACAGAGATCGTTACGAAATCAAAGATGATCGTTACGGGAGTCGCGATCGTTATGCTGCCGACAGGTATTACTTAGTTTAGTCTCTCAACTCTTACAAGCATCTgcaactactactatttattgattggCATATACCCATCTGATCTCAGGTACCCCCCACCCGTCGACCGATTCCCCCCTGTCGACCGCTTCCCTGTTGCTGACCGTTACCCTGTGAACGGGTACGGGAAAGATCGAGCTTATGATAGAGATGCCGGACCAAGAGGCAGTGGCGACAGATACGGAGGTGGAGTAGCACCTGCACGATAC is a window from the Salvia hispanica cultivar TCC Black 2014 chromosome 1, UniMelb_Shisp_WGS_1.0, whole genome shotgun sequence genome containing:
- the LOC125214839 gene encoding glycine-rich RNA-binding protein RZ1C-like is translated as MGDKDQDYRIFVGGLSWDVTERQLESAFSRFGKIVSCQVVLERDTGRPRGFGFLTFADRRAMEDAIRDMHGRELGDRAISVNKAQPKGGEDQGPRYGNYSGGGRGGYGGRDRPAAGQDDCFKCGRPGHWARDCPSVGGGGGGGGGRGGGRPFSPPRTRYPGAAPRGDRYADVRDRYVDDKYDRGRYDDRDRYEIKDDRYGSRDRYAADRYPPPVDRFPPVDRFPVADRYPVNGYGKDRAYDRDAGPRGSGDRYGGGVAPARYDGRSNYRERPGPYDRPRKGGRPPSLDRY